The genome window TATAGAAGATATTTTTGAAACCCATGAAGAGCTGGGAAAGTTCCTTCCCTGGATATTTACAGCCCTTGGAGTATTTAGGGTCTTTCTCTATCTAAAGGAAAATATGAAACTATTTGTTGTTTATCTAATTTTAGCCCTTATTGGAATTGGATTAGTAGGGTATCAAGGCAGAATAGGTGGAAAACTGGTTTACGAATACGGAGTTGGTGTTAAACCTTTAATGGAAAAAATGCCTGTAAATCCAGAAAAACATCATGAGGAAGATGATTAAATATATAAATATGTTCCAGCAAAAATTATATTAAGCGTATATATCTATACGATGGTTGCCTTCATTGGAAGGCTTTTCCTTTTTTTGTTTGTTTCTTTTCTTTTTAGACTTTTTGTATACAGTCCATAATCTTTTCTGGGATTTTTCATCTGTTACAGGCTTTATTTTTAAAACATTTGTAATGTTTGGCCAATCCATACCAACCACCTCCCCCTTATTAATATAAGATTAAGTTATAAAAAAGCAACTTTTACTTCTTTACTCTTTTTTCCTTTACACTTTCAGGCATTTCAAGGGTCAACACAGCCACCAGCCATAGGAAAGTGATTATTCCAA of Persephonella sp. IF05-L8 contains these proteins:
- a CDS encoding DUF2231 domain-containing protein — protein: MAELHAPIVHFAIALTIVGVLFDLVGFALKKETLRHAGFWTFIVGVLAVWGAMFSGEAAEEVVEHFVEGTSIEDIFETHEELGKFLPWIFTALGVFRVFLYLKENMKLFVVYLILALIGIGLVGYQGRIGGKLVYEYGVGVKPLMEKMPVNPEKHHEEDD